One part of the Sphingobacterium sp. LZ7M1 genome encodes these proteins:
- a CDS encoding zinc ribbon domain-containing protein produces the protein MEQTVEQKLKALWAWQSIETQIDKIRQVRGELPIEVADLEDEIAGLDTRIEKIRNELDELEDSIVKRKNMIKDAQTAIKKYETQLNEVKNNREYDAISKEIEIQGLEIQVCEKRIREAEFEIKNKTEAYEATAKNVDFSKGELDAKKQELETITSETQKDEDKLVTEVEKSEKNIDDRLLKVIKKLRKSFRNGLAVVSIERDSCSGCHNKIPPQLQSEIRQRKKIIICEHCGRILVDEEIASEEA, from the coding sequence ATGGAACAAACCGTAGAACAAAAACTAAAAGCTTTATGGGCGTGGCAATCAATCGAAACACAGATTGACAAAATTCGCCAAGTACGTGGAGAACTACCTATCGAGGTAGCTGACCTTGAAGATGAAATCGCAGGTCTAGATACACGTATCGAAAAAATTCGTAATGAGCTGGACGAATTAGAAGATTCTATTGTGAAGCGCAAAAACATGATCAAAGATGCGCAGACAGCAATCAAAAAATACGAGACACAACTAAACGAAGTAAAAAATAACCGTGAATACGATGCAATTTCTAAAGAGATTGAAATCCAAGGGTTAGAGATTCAAGTTTGTGAGAAACGTATTCGTGAAGCTGAGTTCGAAATCAAAAACAAAACTGAGGCTTATGAAGCAACAGCGAAGAATGTAGATTTCAGCAAAGGTGAATTGGATGCTAAAAAACAAGAATTGGAAACAATTACGTCGGAGACTCAAAAAGACGAAGACAAATTGGTTACAGAAGTAGAGAAATCAGAGAAAAACATCGACGATCGTCTTCTTAAAGTGATCAAGAAATTACGTAAGTCCTTCCGTAACGGGTTGGCAGTGGTATCTATCGAGCGTGATAGCTGTTCAGGTTGTCATAACAAGATTCCACCTCAATTGCAATCGGAAATTCGCCAAAGAAAGAAAATCATTATCTGTGAACACTGCGGTAGGATTTTAGTTGACGAAGAAATTGCGTCTGAAGAAGCATAG
- a CDS encoding SAM-dependent methyltransferase — MAKGNLYLLPVPLAEHADRASYTLLHLDIINHIKEYVVENEKTARKFLKEAGLKIPQSELIIHDYGKHSREKINYNLVFKAVEQGSDIGLMSEAGCPGVADPGADVVFEAHRRGIKVIPLVGPSSILLGLMASGFNGQNFSFKGYLPIDKGDRSKAIKDLEFVSNKERSTQIFIETPFRNNQMLSELLKSLKPQSLLCVACNVTGKDEYIRTQSIADWKNTTVDLHKKPCIFLLFAP; from the coding sequence ATGGCAAAAGGCAATTTATATCTTCTACCTGTTCCCTTAGCTGAACACGCCGACCGCGCATCCTATACGCTGTTGCATCTGGACATCATCAATCATATCAAAGAATATGTGGTGGAGAACGAAAAAACGGCAAGAAAGTTCTTAAAGGAAGCGGGTTTGAAAATCCCTCAGAGTGAATTGATCATCCATGATTATGGAAAACATAGCCGAGAGAAGATTAACTATAATCTTGTTTTCAAGGCGGTGGAACAAGGATCTGATATCGGTCTTATGTCAGAAGCGGGCTGTCCGGGGGTTGCCGATCCAGGGGCAGATGTTGTTTTTGAAGCCCATAGAAGAGGGATTAAGGTCATTCCTTTGGTAGGACCGAGCTCGATCCTTTTGGGTTTGATGGCGTCGGGATTTAATGGACAGAATTTTAGTTTTAAAGGCTATCTCCCCATTGATAAAGGGGATAGATCAAAGGCAATCAAGGATCTGGAGTTTGTGAGCAATAAGGAAAGGAGTACCCAGATCTTTATCGAAACTCCATTCAGAAACAATCAAATGCTTTCGGAATTACTGAAATCACTTAAACCACAATCCCTTCTCTGTGTAGCCTGCAACGTAACGGGAAAGGATGAATACATCCGCACACAAAGTATTGCCGATTGGAAAAATACGACAGTAGATTTACACAAGAAGCCATGTATATTTTTATTATTTGCTCCATAA
- the apaG gene encoding Co2+/Mg2+ efflux protein ApaG, whose amino-acid sequence MTTQTTSGVKISVESTYQSEYSNPENEHFMFAYRITIENLSEYTVQLVRRHWNIYDSIGLNKQVDGDGVVGEQPILAPGEMHQYVSGCNLKSDMGFMEGYYEMIREMDNSIFHVHIPRFNLIANYRLN is encoded by the coding sequence ATGACAACACAAACAACTTCAGGAGTTAAGATTTCGGTTGAGTCGACGTATCAATCAGAATACTCAAATCCGGAAAACGAGCACTTCATGTTCGCCTACCGGATTACCATTGAGAATCTGAGTGAATACACCGTTCAATTGGTGCGTCGTCATTGGAATATTTATGATTCTATTGGCCTGAACAAGCAGGTTGATGGTGATGGAGTCGTTGGGGAACAGCCCATACTCGCACCGGGGGAAATGCACCAATATGTTTCAGGATGTAATTTAAAAAGTGACATGGGCTTTATGGAAGGATATTATGAGATGATCCGTGAAATGGACAATTCTATCTTCCATGTACATATCCCAAGATTCAATCTAATCGCTAACTACCGTCTCAACTAG
- a CDS encoding CPBP family intramembrane glutamic endopeptidase gives MNSQMFEPKKNSAWMSMMILLGLTFACAFAVQVIVIVGILISTGDIKSMLEGGGTSIFSENVYVLYTILAASSISTFLLPSVFLQISEKNQYRYFPSEPFQLKNYLVLIFLFLLVCNPMMELVSRWNMDMKLPDFLEKTELWMRSQEDQMKELTVQLVMVDSVGKLMMNLLVMAVIPAIVEEYYFRGALQNILVRLFKNVHVAIWVTAIIFSAIHVQFYGFFPRMLLGLFFGYAFVWSKNIWVPIFAHFLNNASVTIIAFVYTRNGKTYEDLQNADPYTIPFYISSIIISVAIAFYFYKISNQKTKSNELKLD, from the coding sequence ATGAACAGCCAAATGTTTGAACCCAAAAAGAATTCAGCTTGGATGTCAATGATGATCCTTTTGGGATTAACATTTGCTTGCGCCTTTGCCGTTCAAGTCATAGTCATTGTTGGCATATTAATCAGTACAGGAGATATTAAAAGTATGCTGGAAGGCGGAGGCACCTCCATCTTTTCAGAAAACGTCTATGTCCTGTACACGATATTGGCGGCAAGTAGCATTTCTACCTTTTTATTGCCCTCCGTATTCCTACAGATTAGCGAGAAAAACCAATACCGGTATTTCCCATCTGAACCTTTCCAGCTTAAGAACTATCTAGTCCTTATTTTCTTGTTTCTGTTGGTCTGCAACCCCATGATGGAGCTGGTGAGCCGTTGGAACATGGACATGAAATTGCCGGATTTCTTAGAGAAGACGGAATTATGGATGCGTTCTCAAGAAGACCAAATGAAGGAATTGACGGTACAATTGGTCATGGTGGACAGTGTCGGTAAGTTGATGATGAACTTGCTGGTCATGGCGGTCATTCCGGCCATTGTGGAAGAATATTATTTTAGGGGCGCTTTGCAGAACATTTTAGTTAGGCTCTTTAAGAACGTACATGTGGCTATCTGGGTTACGGCGATTATCTTTTCTGCCATTCACGTGCAGTTTTATGGTTTTTTCCCGAGAATGTTATTGGGCTTGTTCTTTGGCTATGCTTTTGTGTGGTCCAAGAATATTTGGGTACCGATATTTGCCCACTTCCTGAACAATGCCTCGGTGACCATCATCGCATTTGTATATACGAGAAATGGAAAGACCTATGAAGACCTGCAAAATGCAGATCCGTATACCATCCCTTTTTATATCAGCAGCATCATTATAAGTGTTGCCATCGCTTTCTACTTTTATAAGATTTCGAACCAAAAAACTAAATCAAATGAACTCAAACTGGACTAA
- a CDS encoding alpha/beta fold hydrolase, with product MKKLILISFLFLCFPFIHLRAQEATYVLVHGAWGGSWQFKNTAERLEKLGANVYRVNLTGLGERYHLANPEVDLSTHIKDVINTILFERLDSVILMGHSYGGMVVTGVADSIPEKIKKVLYLDAFVPEDGESVAAYFKDNPSGSLLNSKDGTYVYPSWVKDTTEFPRDVPHPLASLKEIIQLKNPKRLQIPSTYILTFESSQGGAEKDSFYFFSTRARKYNWKVIEMEADHNPQIHKLEDLVTILNNEK from the coding sequence ATGAAAAAACTTATCCTGATTTCCTTTCTATTCCTATGCTTCCCTTTTATCCATTTGAGGGCTCAAGAGGCGACCTATGTCTTGGTGCATGGGGCTTGGGGTGGATCCTGGCAGTTCAAGAATACGGCTGAGAGGTTGGAAAAATTAGGAGCTAATGTCTATCGGGTGAACCTGACTGGATTAGGGGAAAGATACCATCTTGCAAACCCGGAAGTGGATCTGAGCACACACATCAAAGATGTAATCAATACTATTTTATTTGAAAGATTGGATTCGGTGATTTTGATGGGCCATAGTTATGGAGGAATGGTGGTAACAGGGGTGGCAGACAGCATTCCTGAAAAGATCAAGAAAGTGTTATATCTGGATGCTTTTGTTCCTGAGGACGGCGAAAGTGTGGCTGCATATTTCAAGGATAATCCGTCGGGTTCATTGTTGAACAGTAAGGATGGTACCTATGTATATCCATCTTGGGTGAAGGACACGACCGAATTCCCTAGGGATGTTCCGCATCCTTTGGCTTCTTTAAAGGAGATCATCCAGCTCAAGAACCCCAAGAGACTGCAGATTCCATCAACCTATATCCTGACTTTCGAATCGTCGCAAGGAGGGGCAGAGAAGGATTCTTTCTACTTCTTTTCTACGAGGGCAAGAAAATACAATTGGAAGGTGATAGAGATGGAAGCGGACCATAACCCGCAAATACACAAGTTAGAAGATTTGGTCACGATATTAAATAATGAAAAATAG
- a CDS encoding Nif3-like dinuclear metal center hexameric protein, producing the protein MRIKEVIEHLEELAPLNYQESYDNSGLIVGDPNQEVSKALISLDCTEEVVDDAIAKGCNLIISHHPIVFSGLKKFTGRNYVERVVIKAIKNNIALYAIHTNLDNVVGGVSSKMADKLGLENQAVLRPKGGLLKKLVVYVPRANVEEVRQALFDAGAGAIGDYDQCSYNTAGYGTFRPLEGANPAIGKVGDQERVEETKIEVIYPAQAERKILVSMLAAHPYEEVAHQIFNIENSFSYVGSGVIGNLEEPMEESEFLAFLKDRMKLNVIRHTKTLGKKISRVAVCGGAGGFLLGDAKRSGADIFITADYKYHEFFDAEGEIIIADIGHFESEQFTQELLLDIIQKKFANFAVLLTEIDTNPIKYYS; encoded by the coding sequence ATGAGAATTAAAGAGGTAATAGAACATCTGGAGGAATTAGCTCCATTAAATTATCAAGAAAGCTACGATAACTCGGGATTGATCGTTGGAGACCCCAATCAGGAGGTCAGCAAAGCCCTGATATCATTGGATTGCACCGAAGAGGTCGTTGATGATGCAATTGCCAAAGGCTGCAACCTGATTATTTCTCATCATCCTATCGTGTTTTCCGGACTGAAGAAGTTCACCGGAAGGAATTACGTGGAAAGAGTGGTAATCAAAGCGATCAAGAACAATATTGCTCTATATGCGATCCACACCAACCTAGATAATGTCGTTGGGGGTGTGAGCAGCAAGATGGCCGATAAACTTGGATTAGAAAACCAGGCTGTCCTTCGTCCAAAGGGAGGGCTGTTAAAGAAACTGGTCGTATATGTACCTAGGGCAAATGTTGAAGAAGTGAGACAGGCATTGTTTGATGCTGGCGCTGGCGCAATCGGTGATTATGATCAATGTAGCTATAATACAGCAGGTTATGGTACTTTTCGTCCATTAGAAGGAGCAAATCCTGCTATTGGTAAGGTAGGTGACCAGGAGCGCGTCGAAGAAACAAAGATTGAGGTCATCTATCCGGCTCAAGCGGAGCGGAAGATCTTGGTTTCCATGCTTGCCGCACATCCCTATGAGGAGGTTGCCCATCAAATCTTTAACATTGAGAACTCTTTTTCCTATGTAGGATCAGGAGTAATTGGAAATTTAGAGGAGCCCATGGAGGAGTCAGAATTCTTGGCTTTCCTAAAGGACCGAATGAAGCTGAACGTCATCAGGCACACGAAGACCTTGGGCAAGAAAATAAGCCGAGTAGCGGTTTGTGGTGGTGCTGGGGGCTTTTTGTTAGGAGACGCCAAGCGCTCGGGGGCAGATATCTTCATCACTGCCGATTATAAATACCATGAGTTTTTTGATGCAGAAGGCGAAATAATCATTGCAGATATCGGACATTTTGAGAGTGAGCAATTTACCCAAGAATTATTGTTAGATATAATTCAGAAAAAATTTGCTAACTTTGCTGTCCTATTGACGGAAATAGACACAAATCCAATAAAATACTACAGTTAA
- a CDS encoding DsbA family protein: MLIEIWSDIMCPFCYIGKHHFEKALDSFIFKNEIKVEYKSYQLDPNYHYQDGDSTYSYLSRSKGMPMEQVKEMTGNVEQMAKNAGINIDFATNIPANTFKAHELIHFAATQGKGAEMKERLFQAHFSGGLNIEKDEVLVSLAEEIGLDKEQAKEALNSDQYAYEVKQDLAEAQQIGIRGVPFFLIDRKYAVSGAQPVDVFAEVLEKSFSEWKEKNPPIIFFKSDDSAPSCTDDKCDI; encoded by the coding sequence ATGTTAATAGAAATCTGGTCCGACATTATGTGTCCTTTCTGTTATATCGGAAAGCATCACTTTGAAAAAGCGCTTGATTCATTTATTTTTAAAAATGAGATTAAGGTAGAATATAAGAGTTATCAATTAGACCCTAACTATCATTATCAAGATGGCGATAGCACGTATTCCTACCTGAGCCGCTCTAAAGGCATGCCAATGGAGCAGGTCAAGGAGATGACCGGGAATGTGGAGCAAATGGCAAAAAATGCGGGAATCAACATTGATTTTGCAACAAATATTCCTGCCAATACTTTCAAAGCACATGAACTGATTCATTTTGCGGCTACCCAAGGTAAAGGTGCTGAAATGAAAGAACGCCTATTCCAGGCACATTTCTCCGGCGGGCTGAATATCGAAAAGGATGAGGTATTAGTATCCTTGGCAGAAGAAATCGGATTGGATAAGGAACAAGCCAAAGAGGCGCTGAACAGCGATCAATATGCTTATGAAGTCAAACAAGACCTTGCAGAGGCACAACAGATCGGTATTCGTGGCGTTCCATTTTTTCTTATTGACCGTAAATATGCGGTATCTGGCGCTCAACCGGTAGATGTTTTCGCTGAAGTTCTAGAAAAAAGCTTTTCAGAATGGAAAGAAAAAAATCCACCCATTATTTTCTTTAAAAGTGATGATTCTGCACCGAGCTGTACGGATGATAAATGCGATATTTAA
- a CDS encoding phosphatidate cytidylyltransferase produces the protein MKTRAITGFFFVVALVCATIFNQYVFATFFSIVGILSAREFFTICKTEETKPLMGLGILTATVLAALSSAYFLGVLELKYLMLALPLFSLLFISSLYLKREKPFHDIAYTVLGIWYGTVPFLFFIGLGFLKGDFNPYIPMGFLIILWSNDTGAYLSGRALGRTKLFERISPNKTWEGFIGGVILAMGVAYSLEHFFGSLSKIEWIAIAAIIGIFGTLGDLVESMLKRSLGIKDSGQILPGHGGFLDRFDGLLIAAPLVYVLLTLL, from the coding sequence ATGAAAACAAGAGCTATTACAGGATTTTTCTTTGTGGTTGCATTGGTATGTGCCACGATTTTTAACCAATATGTTTTTGCCACATTCTTCAGCATTGTGGGTATCCTTTCAGCAAGGGAGTTTTTCACCATCTGTAAAACAGAGGAAACAAAACCCTTAATGGGCTTAGGGATATTGACGGCAACAGTGCTTGCAGCGCTGTCTTCTGCCTATTTCTTGGGCGTGTTGGAGCTGAAATACCTGATGTTGGCTTTGCCACTCTTCTCCCTGTTGTTTATTTCATCTTTATACCTAAAAAGAGAAAAACCCTTTCATGATATAGCCTATACCGTATTGGGAATTTGGTATGGCACAGTTCCATTTCTGTTTTTCATAGGACTGGGCTTCTTAAAGGGAGATTTCAATCCCTATATTCCTATGGGATTCCTGATCATACTATGGTCTAATGATACCGGCGCTTATCTTTCTGGAAGGGCATTAGGAAGAACAAAACTGTTTGAACGGATTTCCCCGAATAAAACCTGGGAAGGGTTCATCGGTGGGGTTATCCTGGCCATGGGGGTGGCCTACAGTTTGGAGCACTTCTTTGGAAGCTTGTCCAAAATAGAATGGATTGCCATTGCAGCCATCATCGGAATCTTTGGAACATTGGGCGACTTGGTCGAATCCATGCTGAAAAGAAGTCTTGGAATCAAGGATTCTGGACAGATATTACCCGGTCACGGCGGCTTTTTAGACCGTTTTGATGGGCTGTTGATTGCCGCACCTTTAGTCTACGTACTGCTTACTTTATTATAG
- a CDS encoding S41 family peptidase produces MLKNVFSILALAVSQISFAQNSNETLLLRNPSISQNHISFVYGGDIWIADKSGQNARRLTVNPAVEQNPVFSPDGSKIAFTGNYDGNTDVYVISIQGGDPQRVTSHPSADVLRGWLSNDEVYFTTQRELNYSLGARLYRSKINGSVDYPLLMPEANQGSPSADGRYWAYIKNGDPTERDRVAFKRYRGGGMPSIWIFDTQSHDVQVVPGEKCNDVKPLWLGDKVFFLSDRDKIVNVFSYDVKSKQVEKLTNFTDYDVRTLQGRGNELIFEQAGKLHLLNTTNKSSNPISININADALSKRGHYVDMKKDIRNFEISSTGQRALFESRGEIFSVPKEKGDARNISSSPGSHEKYPAWSPNGKWVSYISDKNGKYELVLRDQKGMDEPNYISLGGSNFYFQPTWSPDSKKLFYTDSHLNLYYVDIDSKKVTKVDDDYLGSHTGRNYNYFQSSWSPDSKWIAYIKTLNNGQNAVYMYNLDSKKTQQVTDGMSEVTQPIFTRDGKYLVFSASTNVGLTNSGLHMTAYDRDTEYSPYAFILSSDSPSIFKNESDEETVKSEGSNEEKDKEDKKDSKKDKKGSSKKEDSKEEESKETIKPIKVDFEQINNRIIPLTIPKGSYAFDGSVENMLIYKRGSNLYAYDLKKLEEKTIVENANGYSISSDGKQMIYSNKDGYYIVEAGKKPAGDAGKLKLDDIKLRVEPSQEWNQIFNEVWAMQKDFFYVENMHGADWAAVKTKYEKFLPYVNHRSDLSYLLNEMLGELVVGHSYIYPGDEPSAPSVSSGVLGADFVIDNNRYKIKKIYNRMDWNPSFKAPLAEPGLGVKEGMYILAVNGKELTADMDIYSLFDFTVDKQIGLKVNDKPSLAGAKDITVKPISFGNEVALRRQYWVENNRKKVDSLSNGQIAYVYMPNTGREGYVSFNRYYFSQMDKKALLLDERNNGGGSVADYVIDLLSRELISGWGIRDGKSFTTPGNGIFGPKAMIINEFAGSGGDMMPYMFRFKGLGKLVGRTTMGILVGISGYPQLLDGGMVTSPNFGIFDLNGNYIIENEGVAPDVFVEQMPKELLQGKDPQLERTVQILLEEMKTYPYKELKKPADPIRVN; encoded by the coding sequence ATGCTGAAAAATGTTTTTTCCATTCTTGCATTAGCTGTCAGTCAAATCAGCTTTGCTCAAAATAGCAATGAGACCTTATTGTTGAGAAATCCAAGCATTAGCCAGAACCATATCAGTTTTGTTTATGGGGGCGACATCTGGATTGCCGATAAGAGCGGTCAGAATGCACGCAGACTTACCGTCAACCCTGCTGTAGAACAGAACCCAGTTTTTTCTCCAGACGGCTCCAAAATAGCTTTTACGGGAAACTATGATGGAAACACCGACGTATATGTAATTTCGATACAGGGCGGTGACCCACAGCGCGTCACGAGCCATCCTTCTGCAGACGTCCTAAGGGGTTGGTTATCCAACGATGAGGTTTACTTCACGACGCAACGCGAACTGAATTATTCACTTGGAGCAAGATTATACCGCAGTAAAATCAATGGTTCTGTAGATTATCCCTTGCTGATGCCAGAGGCAAATCAGGGATCTCCATCTGCTGATGGTAGGTATTGGGCCTATATCAAGAACGGGGATCCTACCGAGAGGGATCGCGTGGCATTTAAGCGTTATCGTGGTGGGGGTATGCCGTCGATTTGGATCTTCGATACCCAGAGCCATGATGTACAGGTCGTACCGGGCGAGAAATGCAATGACGTTAAACCTCTCTGGCTGGGCGACAAAGTTTTCTTCCTGTCGGACCGAGATAAGATTGTCAATGTTTTCAGTTATGATGTCAAATCAAAACAGGTAGAAAAATTAACCAATTTTACTGATTACGATGTTCGCACATTGCAGGGAAGGGGCAATGAATTGATCTTCGAACAGGCCGGCAAGCTGCACTTATTGAATACTACCAATAAATCAAGCAACCCGATTTCCATCAACATCAATGCCGATGCCTTATCCAAGCGAGGACATTATGTCGATATGAAAAAAGATATCCGAAATTTTGAAATATCCTCAACCGGACAAAGGGCACTTTTTGAATCAAGAGGAGAGATCTTCTCGGTGCCTAAGGAAAAAGGTGATGCCCGTAATATTTCAAGTTCGCCAGGGTCACATGAAAAGTATCCAGCATGGTCTCCAAACGGGAAATGGGTTTCTTATATTTCAGATAAGAACGGAAAATACGAACTGGTCCTACGTGATCAAAAGGGCATGGATGAACCCAATTATATCAGTTTAGGAGGCAGTAACTTCTATTTCCAACCGACCTGGTCGCCAGACAGCAAGAAATTGTTCTATACAGACTCCCACTTAAATCTCTATTATGTGGATATTGACTCTAAGAAAGTCACCAAAGTAGATGATGATTACCTAGGGTCCCATACCGGACGTAATTATAATTATTTCCAATCCAGCTGGTCACCAGATTCGAAATGGATAGCCTATATCAAGACCCTTAACAATGGTCAGAATGCGGTTTACATGTACAATCTGGATTCCAAGAAAACACAACAGGTTACCGACGGAATGAGTGAGGTTACCCAGCCAATCTTTACCAGAGATGGTAAATACCTGGTGTTCTCAGCGAGTACCAATGTGGGGTTAACCAATTCAGGTCTGCACATGACTGCTTATGACCGTGATACCGAATATTCGCCTTATGCTTTTATCCTATCCAGCGATTCCCCTTCCATCTTCAAGAATGAAAGCGATGAGGAAACCGTGAAATCGGAAGGTTCAAATGAAGAAAAGGACAAAGAAGACAAAAAGGACAGCAAAAAAGATAAAAAGGGTAGCTCCAAAAAAGAGGATTCCAAAGAAGAAGAATCCAAGGAAACTATCAAACCGATCAAGGTAGATTTTGAACAGATCAATAATCGCATCATTCCCCTTACCATTCCAAAAGGTTCTTATGCATTTGATGGATCGGTTGAAAACATGTTGATCTATAAACGAGGAAGCAACCTATATGCTTATGACCTGAAAAAACTTGAAGAGAAAACCATTGTAGAAAATGCAAACGGTTATTCGATCAGTAGCGATGGTAAGCAGATGATCTACAGCAACAAGGACGGGTATTACATCGTCGAGGCAGGAAAGAAGCCCGCTGGAGATGCAGGTAAGCTGAAATTGGACGATATCAAATTACGTGTTGAACCTTCACAAGAGTGGAACCAGATCTTTAATGAAGTATGGGCCATGCAAAAGGACTTCTTCTATGTAGAGAATATGCATGGTGCAGATTGGGCTGCCGTGAAGACGAAGTATGAAAAATTCCTTCCTTATGTCAATCACCGTTCCGACCTGAGCTATCTGTTGAACGAGATGTTAGGGGAGTTGGTTGTAGGCCACAGCTATATCTATCCAGGAGACGAGCCTAGCGCCCCATCTGTAAGCTCAGGTGTATTGGGAGCAGATTTTGTAATAGACAACAATCGTTATAAGATCAAGAAAATCTACAATAGAATGGATTGGAACCCATCATTCAAAGCCCCACTTGCCGAACCAGGTTTGGGTGTGAAAGAAGGTATGTACATTCTGGCCGTAAATGGAAAAGAATTGACTGCAGATATGGATATCTATAGCCTATTTGACTTCACCGTTGACAAACAGATTGGCCTGAAGGTAAATGATAAGCCTAGCTTAGCAGGAGCCAAAGACATTACCGTTAAGCCTATTTCATTTGGAAACGAGGTCGCTCTGAGACGTCAGTACTGGGTAGAAAACAACCGCAAAAAGGTGGATTCATTAAGCAATGGGCAGATTGCCTATGTCTACATGCCAAATACAGGCAGAGAAGGCTATGTGTCCTTCAACCGCTATTACTTCTCTCAAATGGACAAAAAAGCCCTGTTGCTGGATGAAAGAAATAACGGCGGAGGATCAGTGGCCGATTATGTCATCGATCTATTGTCGAGAGAATTGATTTCAGGCTGGGGAATCCGCGATGGTAAGAGCTTCACTACACCTGGAAACGGGATCTTTGGTCCAAAAGCTATGATCATCAACGAATTTGCCGGTTCAGGTGGTGATATGATGCCATATATGTTCAGGTTCAAAGGCCTAGGTAAGCTGGTCGGAAGGACCACCATGGGTATTTTGGTCGGTATTTCTGGCTATCCGCAGCTATTGGACGGCGGAATGGTTACTTCGCCAAACTTCGGAATCTTCGATCTTAACGGTAATTATATCATTGAAAACGAAGGTGTTGCTCCTGATGTTTTTGTAGAGCAGATGCCGAAAGAGCTTCTTCAGGGCAAGGACCCGCAATTGGAAAGAACTGTTCAGATCCTTTTAGAGGAGATGAAAACCTATCCGTATAAAGAGCTTAAAAAGCCTGCGGATCCAATCCGGGTAAATTAA
- a CDS encoding DUF2461 domain-containing protein, whose amino-acid sequence MKIEKSTFDFLNDLKDNNNREWFQEHKPEYEAALKNVTEFIEGIIMKLSELDPHINQEISAKKCLFRIYRDVRFSKNKDPYKSWFAAGISVDGRKLAGPEYYIHIEPNGTFIAVGYWRPEKHHLDAVRQEIDYNAEELFKALEKGGWKTEDMSAEDRLQRPPAGYAVDNEHIELLKHRSFILSTNLSRKQMESPKALDTVIEHYASMIPFKEFIHQAIDQ is encoded by the coding sequence ATGAAAATAGAAAAGTCAACCTTCGATTTTCTAAACGACCTGAAAGACAACAACAACAGGGAATGGTTTCAAGAGCACAAGCCTGAATATGAGGCCGCATTGAAAAATGTCACTGAGTTTATTGAGGGGATAATCATGAAGCTTTCTGAGCTTGATCCACATATCAACCAGGAGATATCTGCAAAGAAGTGCCTGTTCCGAATCTACAGGGATGTCAGGTTTTCGAAGAATAAAGATCCTTACAAATCATGGTTTGCCGCTGGGATATCTGTTGATGGCAGAAAATTAGCAGGACCAGAATATTATATACATATCGAACCAAACGGCACTTTCATTGCCGTAGGCTACTGGCGTCCCGAAAAGCACCATTTGGATGCAGTTAGGCAAGAAATTGACTATAATGCCGAAGAGCTATTCAAAGCTTTGGAAAAAGGGGGCTGGAAAACCGAGGATATGTCTGCTGAGGATAGGTTGCAGAGACCTCCGGCAGGATATGCCGTCGACAACGAGCATATAGAGCTCCTGAAGCACCGAAGCTTCATCTTGTCGACTAACCTGAGCAGAAAACAAATGGAATCGCCTAAAGCCTTAGATACGGTAATTGAGCATTATGCCAGTATGATTCCTTTCAAGGAATTCATCCATCAGGCAATCGATCAATAG
- a CDS encoding DUF2007 domain-containing protein, translating to MNSNWTKIKVYNQAFEAEIVKNMLLENNIPAVVLNKKDSSYLFGVVELYVEHENADKAMELIGSFGDEEE from the coding sequence ATGAACTCAAACTGGACTAAAATAAAAGTTTACAACCAAGCCTTTGAGGCTGAAATTGTAAAAAATATGCTTCTTGAAAACAATATTCCTGCTGTGGTATTAAACAAAAAGGACTCATCCTATCTATTTGGTGTGGTGGAACTGTATGTGGAGCATGAAAATGCAGACAAAGCAATGGAATTGATAGGTTCATTTGGAGACGAAGAGGAATAA